The DNA sequence AATCCCGTAGGGCCCCAAGGGCCCAAGTTGTTTCtatgggtttttattttaatattatgtcaCGATTCTCAattcaaaaacaatataaaaacataggttttccaaattttgtagtctacatatatatatatatacaataagGTTTGAGTATGTTGACCATGGTTTTTATTCGTTCTCTCCCCTCCCCCCCTGAACTGAATGAACATAGATTCATTCTActaatatatatgattttagCTCCACCATGAGGATATGCTAAATGACACATGATTAGActtaaaaatttccaaaagaaatttgaacTTCAAGGCAAAACATCTATACATGTTTTAAGTGGTCCTTGTGAGTGTCATATTCATCCTACCATCTAAGCTGATGCAGGGCATGTGAGATGCTCATCCCCTGGGTGATGTGATGCAATTGCAAATTTGCAATCAATTCTTCTACGGATCATTTTCACCATTCCAAAAATGTAATGTCCTTTCTTTTTAAGGAATACAAGATTGCATATTCATTTTAATAGAGATGTTATTGGTTCTAGGCGGTCTAGATTGACTCACTTATTATTCTTATGCCAAAAATGAGCCCCATGCAAAGCACAATGTATTGATGGGACCTCTATATAGTTTATAATGATTCATTTCCTTCCCAATAACATCAAACCTAATAAACCCTTAGTATTGTCCGCTTTGGTGTTAAGGGGTCCttacgactttaaaacgcgtctacttagTTAAGAAgaacctctacatatatagcgctaaaaattttcttctctatcTAATGTGAGACATCACAAACATTCCCCTCATACAGACACAACGCCCATGAGATTGCGGgatcaaatagacaaacactcCTCATGCAACCAAATAAACTCCTACACCAGGGTTGTGGATCaactttgatatcatttgtaataaCCCACACCCAATCATTTAGATACGGTCTATTTTAGGCTTGACTTTCAAAAggcataataaaaaaattcactcCATCTTGCAAACATAATATCATATGATGATCATGGCTTCTTATATATGTTTTGATCAAGGATCGACACTAAGATCACGTTGTAAGGGCTACAAACTTGTCCTCTGTTCTATGTGGAAtagaaaatgatggaaaggaaTCGGTGTGGGGCAAAGAAGAAGAGAGTGAGATAATTCCATGGctgaaaagaaactaaaataacgtcaattcaattttgaaaaacagggGGAGAGAGATTTAAAATAAAGCTTAATTGCACTGCTGCTTCTGCTCCCACTGTAGCCACACATGTCTCTCTCTCCCCTTTAAAGCCTCAGCTCTCCTCCTCTCCACCTCCCTCTAAGCTCTAATGGCCATCTCTCCACTTCTCTTTCTCTCcttattcttcttctcatttctcCCATTCCTTCCTTTCTATTCAGCTTCAGCCTCAGCTCTTCATAAGACTTACATTGTCTTCGTCCAACACGACGCCAAGCCCTCTGTTTTCCCAACCCACAAGCACTGGTACGACTCGTCCCTCAGATCCCTATCCTCCACCATTCAAACCACGTCTCATTCCGACACTAGTAGGATTCTCCACACCTACGAGACTGTGTTTCATGGGTTTTCTGCAAAGCTATCTCCTTTGGAGGCTGACCAGCTCCAAAAGGTGTCTGGTATTGTTGGGGTTATTCCTGAGCAGGTCAGGGAATTGCAGACCACTAGGTCTCCTCAGTTTCTGGGGTTGAAGACGACGGATAGAGCTGGGTTGTTGAAGGAGTCTGATTTTGGGTCCGATCTGGTGATCGGAGTTATTGATACTGGGATCTGGCCGGAGAGGCAGAGTTTCAATGACAGAAATTTGGGTCCAGTTCCGGCGAAGTGGAAGGGGGAGTGTGTGGGTGGGAAGGATTTTCCGGCTAGTTCGTGTAACCGGAAGTTGATCGGAGCGAGGTTCTTTTGTGGTGGGTACGAGGCTACAAATGGGAAGATGAACGAAACGTTGGAGTACCGTTCGCCGCGGGACTCCGACGGGCACGGTACCCACACTGCGTCGATCGCCGCCGGGAGGTACGTGTTTCCGGCCTCCACTCTCGGCTACGCTCGTGGCGTCGCGGCGGGGATGGCTCCCAAAGCCCGCCTCGCCGCTTACAAGGTTTGCTGGAATGCTGGCTGCTACGATTCCGACATTCTCGCTGCGTTCGACGCCGCCGTCGCCGACGGAGCCGACGTCGTGTCCCTCAGCGTTGGTGGCGTCGTAGTCCCCTACTACCTCGATTCTATCGCCATCGGCGCGTTCGGAGCTTCCGACCACGGAGTGTTCGTTTCCGCCTCCGCCGGCAATGGAGGCCCCGGCGGCCTCACCGTCACTAATGTCGCACCCTGGGTCACAACCGTCGGCGCCGGAACAATGGATCGTGATTTCCCCGCCAACGTAAAGCTCGGAAACGGAAAGTTGATTCCGGGTGTAAGCGTCTATGGCGGACCTGTGTTGGCCCCTGGGCGGCTCTATCCTCTGATATACGCTGGAAGTGTAGGTGGCGATGGATACTCATCATCACTCTGCTTGGAAGGATCCTTAGATCCCAGTTTCGTAAGAGGAAAAATCGTATTATGTGACAGAGGAATCAATTCAAGAGCTACCAAAGGTGAAGTTGTGAGAAAAGCTGGTGGAATTGGAATGATACTCGCTAATGGTGTGTTTGACGGCGAAGGCCTGGTGGCTGACTGCCATGTCTTGCCGGCCACAGCCATCGGAGCATCCGGAGGTGACGAGATTCGGAAGTACATCACAGTGGCTTCCAAATCCAAGTCACCGCCCACCGCCACCATAATTTTTCGGGGAACCAGGCTAGGGGTCCGTCCAGCCCCTGTCGTGGCCTCATTCTCCGCCCGTGGCCCCAATCCAGAGTCACCGGAGATACTCAAGCCCGATGTCATTGCTCCAGGGCTGAACATCCTCGCAGCCTGGCCCGACCGAGTTGGCCCATCTGGGATTCCGTCAGACAAGCGCAGAACAGAGTTTAACATACTCTCTGGTACATCAATGGCGTGCCCACATATATCTGGTCTAGCTGCATTGCTGAAGGCTGCCCACCCAGAATGGAGCCCGGCAGCAATTCGATCAGCCTTGATGACAACCGCATACACAGAAGATAACCGGGGCGAGACAATGTTGGATGAAGCCACAGGGAATACCTCAACTGTAATGGATTTTGGAGCAGGCCATGTTCATCCTCAAAAGGCCATGGACCCTGGCCTCATCTATGACTTAACCTCCAATGATTACATCGACTTCCTCTGTAACTCAAATTACACTGTCACCAACATTCAGATGATCACCAGGAAGATGGCGGATTGCAGCAAGGCAAGGAAGGCCGGCCATGTTGGGAACTTGAATTATCCATCCATGTCTGCTGTTTTCCAGCAATATGGAAAGCACAAGTTCTCGACTCATTTCATACGAACCGTGACCAATGTTGGGGACCCCAATTCAGTATACCAAGTGACAGTGAAGCCCCCCACTGGAACACTGGTGACTGTACAGCCGGAGAAGCTTGTGTTCAGGAGGTTGGGGCAGAAGCTGAACTTCCTGGTGAGGGTGGAAGCCATGGCAGTTAAGCTCTCACCAGGAAGCACTAGTATAAAGAGTGGCTCTATAGTATGGGCAGATGGGAAGCACACTGTCACTAGTCCCATAGTTGTGACACTGCAGGAACCTCTGtagttagggttttgggttttggggTTTAGGAATTTTCGTTTCCTTCTTATAggattattaattaattatctctCCCTATGTATAAGTAAACGTTTTCTATATCAGAAAGCGAGTGGagtaagaaaaatgtttgaagAAATGTTGTGTGTTGAGAAGAGGCCAAGAGCAATGAAAGAACTGCTtttgttactttaaaaaaatttctatcttGGGGTTGAATCTTTTCAACTTACCATAATTTGTTTAAGGCATGTTTGGGCAAGTGCTTGTGGGGAAGGGAGGATGGTGTTTTTTGTGGTGTAGTTTTGAACTCACAGGATCTGCGTATGTATTCTAAAT is a window from the Vitis riparia cultivar Riparia Gloire de Montpellier isolate 1030 chromosome 9, EGFV_Vit.rip_1.0, whole genome shotgun sequence genome containing:
- the LOC117922264 gene encoding subtilisin-like protease SBT1.5, which codes for MAISPLLFLSLFFFSFLPFLPFYSASASALHKTYIVFVQHDAKPSVFPTHKHWYDSSLRSLSSTIQTTSHSDTSRILHTYETVFHGFSAKLSPLEADQLQKVSGIVGVIPEQVRELQTTRSPQFLGLKTTDRAGLLKESDFGSDLVIGVIDTGIWPERQSFNDRNLGPVPAKWKGECVGGKDFPASSCNRKLIGARFFCGGYEATNGKMNETLEYRSPRDSDGHGTHTASIAAGRYVFPASTLGYARGVAAGMAPKARLAAYKVCWNAGCYDSDILAAFDAAVADGADVVSLSVGGVVVPYYLDSIAIGAFGASDHGVFVSASAGNGGPGGLTVTNVAPWVTTVGAGTMDRDFPANVKLGNGKLIPGVSVYGGPVLAPGRLYPLIYAGSVGGDGYSSSLCLEGSLDPSFVRGKIVLCDRGINSRATKGEVVRKAGGIGMILANGVFDGEGLVADCHVLPATAIGASGGDEIRKYITVASKSKSPPTATIIFRGTRLGVRPAPVVASFSARGPNPESPEILKPDVIAPGLNILAAWPDRVGPSGIPSDKRRTEFNILSGTSMACPHISGLAALLKAAHPEWSPAAIRSALMTTAYTEDNRGETMLDEATGNTSTVMDFGAGHVHPQKAMDPGLIYDLTSNDYIDFLCNSNYTVTNIQMITRKMADCSKARKAGHVGNLNYPSMSAVFQQYGKHKFSTHFIRTVTNVGDPNSVYQVTVKPPTGTLVTVQPEKLVFRRLGQKLNFLVRVEAMAVKLSPGSTSIKSGSIVWADGKHTVTSPIVVTLQEPL